A portion of the Deinococcus peraridilitoris DSM 19664 genome contains these proteins:
- a CDS encoding acetamidase/formamidase family protein, translating into MTSKTTHQLGPQTIHTVWDRGIPPVLTINSGDTVVFRTLDASFGNAARRVQAGEQQGLKPEFAQLIADSAYPERPHSGMRGHPLTGPVFVRGAEAGDALIVEVVDIRSAPWGWTSCRPKGIGLLDAELAEQGGLTEQVWHYWDLRGGTHAPFGEKIRVPLAPFCGVMGLALAAEGPHVTSPPRQVGGNMDVRQLVKGSVLELPVEVEGALFSVGDVHAAQGDGEVCGTGIEMEADVTLRFSVRQQAEIQTPQLRTPRALDQHLDSAGWFATTGHAPDLMEAARIALRSMLRWLSKEHGLSIPDAYILSSACVDLKISQVVDAPNWTVSAFVPLRIFEE; encoded by the coding sequence GTGACCTCCAAGACCACCCATCAGCTCGGCCCACAAACCATTCATACCGTCTGGGACCGCGGCATTCCGCCCGTGCTGACCATCAATTCGGGTGACACGGTTGTCTTCCGGACCCTGGACGCCTCCTTTGGCAACGCGGCGCGGCGCGTTCAGGCCGGAGAGCAGCAAGGACTGAAGCCCGAATTCGCGCAGCTCATCGCCGACAGTGCATATCCGGAGCGGCCACACTCGGGAATGCGCGGCCATCCACTGACCGGACCGGTGTTCGTCCGCGGAGCCGAAGCGGGTGACGCACTGATCGTCGAGGTCGTCGATATCAGGTCGGCACCCTGGGGCTGGACGTCCTGCCGCCCCAAAGGAATCGGTCTGCTGGACGCCGAACTCGCCGAGCAGGGCGGGCTGACCGAGCAGGTCTGGCATTACTGGGACCTGCGCGGAGGGACCCACGCGCCGTTCGGCGAGAAAATTCGCGTTCCGCTGGCACCCTTCTGTGGGGTGATGGGCCTCGCCCTGGCCGCTGAAGGTCCGCACGTGACCTCTCCGCCCCGCCAGGTCGGCGGCAACATGGACGTGCGGCAGCTGGTCAAGGGCTCCGTGCTGGAACTGCCGGTTGAGGTCGAGGGCGCGTTGTTCTCGGTGGGCGACGTGCATGCGGCCCAGGGTGACGGGGAAGTGTGCGGCACTGGCATCGAGATGGAAGCCGACGTGACCCTGCGTTTCAGCGTGCGTCAGCAAGCGGAAATTCAGACACCGCAGCTGCGCACCCCGCGCGCTTTGGACCAGCATCTTGACAGCGCAGGGTGGTTTGCCACGACCGGTCACGCGCCCGACCTGATGGAAGCCGCGCGAATTGCCTTGCGCTCCATGCTGCGCTGGCTCTCGAAAGAACACGGGCTGAGCATTCCGGACGCATACATTCTGTCGAGCGCCTGCGTGGACCTCAAGATCAGTCAGGTGGTCGATGCGCCCAACTGGACGGTCAGTGCTTTTGTTCCCCTGCGTATTTTTGAGGAGTGA
- the treY gene encoding malto-oligosyltrehalose synthase produces MTARIPRATYRLQLHAGFTFEDAQEVLGYLDRLGVSDVYTSPPFQAVTGSTHGYNLVSYETLSTELGGEDAFRALAGALAKRGMGMIVDFVPNHMGIANGENAMWEDVLENGQSSRFADFFDIEWQPLKRSLSGKVLLPTLGDQYGVVLERGELRLVRQGGRIFLAYYDRRFPVSPRSLAPLLDRAEELTGLSEDDWDRLELASIATQARNLPHAATADPAARVVRAREKEVLKRRLRDLSFRSEAIGSALDAALAEWNSPEGIEKLDALIRDQNYRLAFWRIATEEINYRRFFDINDLAAIRMEDSAVFESAHRLLMRLIDEGLVTGVRLDHTDGLYDPLGYFRALQECRAKQTGEDAKGLPLYLLAEKILESGEHLPDRWPIHGTTGYDFLAQLNGLWVRTEAAEEMSAIYRRYTGENTGFSELVYQGKRLIMRSSLSSEVAVLAERLERLAESDRRSRDFTLTSLRTAITELIASFPVYRTYVRPDGTRERADNAHIDRAVRLAKRRNRDLSPAVFDFLGDVLKLRAAEGGRDISFTDFALKFQQATGPVTAKGVEDTSFYLYNRLVSLNEVGGDPAIFGTTLEAFHKEIAGRVSRWPQAMLATSTHDTKRGEDTRARISLLSEIPDSWMAYLSTWGRVARQYTVDLDGERAPDLNDEYLFYQTVLGSWPLDANFEGYTERIVDYLHKAIREAKRHTSWTNQNTEYEDAIANFARGMLEDQEFKAGIEELHTRLSPYGAQNGLSSALVKLTAPGVPDTYQGCEVWNQSLVDPDNRRPVDYARLNTILKRVEKAGAEPLALAAEFLQTYQDGAVKLLVTHLALQARRDHEALFRDGDYQALDAGEHIVAYARTLGRAVSVTVAPRFTLTLTGEQQAWALGEVWGDAELPLPVGGKYRNVLTGEIHNASRKRTLKLREVLREFPLALLVKA; encoded by the coding sequence ATGACTGCCCGGATTCCCAGGGCGACCTACCGGCTGCAGCTGCACGCCGGCTTCACCTTCGAAGACGCCCAGGAAGTTCTCGGATATCTCGACCGGCTCGGCGTCAGTGATGTGTATACCTCACCACCCTTTCAGGCCGTGACGGGCAGCACCCACGGGTACAACCTGGTAAGCTACGAGACGCTCAGCACGGAACTCGGCGGCGAAGACGCCTTCCGGGCCCTGGCGGGGGCGCTCGCGAAACGCGGGATGGGCATGATCGTGGACTTCGTCCCCAACCACATGGGCATCGCGAACGGCGAGAACGCCATGTGGGAGGACGTGCTGGAAAATGGCCAGAGCTCGCGCTTTGCGGATTTCTTTGACATCGAGTGGCAGCCGCTCAAGCGCAGCCTCAGCGGCAAGGTGCTGCTGCCCACGCTGGGCGACCAGTACGGCGTGGTGCTCGAACGAGGTGAACTGCGGCTGGTGCGTCAGGGCGGGCGCATTTTCCTGGCGTACTATGACCGGCGTTTTCCGGTCTCCCCGCGTTCGCTGGCGCCGCTGCTCGACCGGGCCGAAGAACTGACCGGCCTGAGCGAGGATGACTGGGACCGCCTGGAACTGGCCTCGATCGCGACCCAGGCGCGCAACCTGCCGCACGCCGCGACCGCCGATCCGGCGGCGCGCGTCGTCCGGGCGCGCGAAAAAGAAGTGCTCAAGCGGCGACTGCGTGACCTGTCCTTTCGCTCGGAGGCAATTGGCAGTGCCCTTGACGCGGCGCTCGCCGAGTGGAACTCGCCTGAGGGCATCGAGAAGCTCGACGCGCTGATCCGCGATCAGAACTACCGCCTGGCGTTCTGGCGCATCGCCACCGAGGAAATCAATTACCGGCGCTTTTTTGACATCAACGACCTTGCGGCTATCCGTATGGAAGACTCGGCAGTGTTTGAATCGGCCCACCGGCTCCTGATGCGCCTGATCGACGAGGGCCTGGTGACCGGCGTGCGGCTGGACCATACCGACGGCCTGTACGACCCGCTGGGGTACTTCCGGGCGCTGCAGGAATGCCGCGCCAAACAGACCGGCGAGGACGCCAAGGGCCTGCCCCTGTATCTGCTGGCCGAGAAGATTCTTGAAAGCGGAGAACACCTGCCCGACCGCTGGCCCATTCACGGCACGACCGGCTACGACTTTCTGGCCCAGCTGAACGGACTGTGGGTCCGTACCGAGGCCGCCGAGGAAATGAGCGCCATCTACCGGCGCTACACCGGTGAGAACACCGGTTTTTCGGAACTGGTGTATCAGGGCAAACGCCTGATCATGCGCTCGAGCCTCTCGAGTGAGGTGGCCGTGCTGGCCGAGCGCCTGGAGCGCCTCGCGGAATCAGACCGCCGCTCGCGAGACTTCACCCTCACCAGCCTGCGCACGGCCATCACCGAGTTGATCGCCAGTTTCCCGGTATACCGCACGTACGTTCGCCCCGACGGCACCCGTGAGCGCGCCGACAACGCCCACATCGATCGCGCCGTGCGTCTCGCCAAACGTCGCAACCGCGACCTGAGCCCCGCCGTGTTCGACTTTCTGGGCGACGTGCTCAAACTCCGTGCCGCAGAAGGCGGGCGCGACATATCGTTCACGGACTTTGCCCTCAAGTTTCAGCAGGCGACCGGTCCCGTTACCGCCAAAGGCGTCGAAGACACGTCCTTTTATCTTTATAACCGCCTTGTCAGCCTGAACGAGGTCGGAGGGGACCCGGCCATCTTCGGCACAACCCTTGAAGCCTTTCACAAGGAAATTGCCGGACGTGTCAGCCGCTGGCCACAAGCCATGCTCGCCACCAGCACCCACGACACCAAACGCGGTGAGGATACGCGCGCGCGCATCAGCCTGCTGAGTGAGATTCCCGACTCCTGGATGGCCTACCTGTCGACCTGGGGCCGGGTGGCGCGCCAGTACACGGTGGACCTCGATGGTGAACGCGCCCCGGATCTCAATGACGAGTACCTCTTTTACCAGACGGTGCTGGGCAGTTGGCCACTGGACGCCAACTTCGAGGGGTACACCGAGCGCATCGTGGACTACCTGCACAAAGCCATCCGCGAAGCCAAACGGCACACGAGCTGGACCAACCAGAACACCGAGTACGAGGACGCCATTGCCAATTTTGCGCGCGGCATGCTGGAAGACCAGGAATTCAAGGCGGGCATCGAGGAACTTCACACGCGTCTCAGTCCGTACGGGGCGCAGAACGGGCTTTCGTCGGCGCTGGTCAAGCTGACCGCTCCCGGGGTGCCGGACACCTACCAGGGCTGCGAAGTCTGGAATCAGAGCCTTGTCGATCCCGATAACCGCAGGCCGGTCGATTACGCGCGGCTGAATACCATCCTGAAAAGAGTCGAGAAGGCCGGAGCCGAGCCCCTCGCGTTGGCGGCGGAATTTCTGCAGACCTATCAGGACGGCGCGGTGAAACTGCTCGTGACCCACCTGGCCCTGCAGGCGCGGCGCGATCACGAAGCGCTCTTCCGGGACGGCGATTACCAGGCGCTCGATGCCGGCGAGCATATTGTCGCCTACGCGCGAACGCTTGGCCGGGCCGTGTCAGTCACGGTCGCGCCGCGCTTTACGCTCACCCTTACGGGTGAACAGCAAGCCTGGGCGCTCGGAGAGGTGTGGGGAGACGCGGAATTACCCCTCCCTGTTGGCGGCAAATACCGCAACGTCCTGACCGGCGAAATCCACAACGCCTCACGAAAGCGGACGCTCAAGCTGCGCGAGGTGCTGCGAGAATTTCCGCTGGCGCTGCTGGTCAAGGCCTGA
- the treZ gene encoding malto-oligosyltrehalose trehalohydrolase: MWSTRARSAGVVLLGEEGEVLNRHPLQARGGGVFETKVEGVGVGTRYKFEVDGQAFPDPYARFLPEGVHGPAVVWENRFEFRHASPKLRADELVIYEMHVGTFTEEGTYRAAAEKLPFLKDLGVNCLELLPVSSFPGTRGWGYDGVAHFAPYKEYGSPEQLQAFIDRAHELGFVVLLDMVYNHFGPDGNYLGAYSPEYFTDRHKTPWGDGLDYSNPFMRHLVLDSAEHWLREYRFDGFRLDATQDIQDDSEKHVLRELAEHVHALGGGHFLFCEDYRNSPHLVTEFGTDGIWADDFHHQVRVTLTGEQDSYYSAFTPGAAGLARLIERGWLYEGQQWPLENEHLEGGRRGQSAGALRAENFVYFIQNHDQIGNRALGDRLPETAGLEGYLTASALLLFLPMTPLLFQGQEWAASTPFQFFSDHHGELGQLVSQGRLSEFGHFAAFQGPEMQKKIPDPQAESTFVTSKLNWNEIGEGEHARTLELYRALLALRREDPVLRHASRGDLQAGAVGNVLWVRRWHDGQERVLLANFGQEEATWPQVPDAGMANLSPMLSTQELAPGRLAPRSTVILGGARG, translated from the coding sequence ATGTGGAGTACGCGCGCCCGGAGTGCTGGCGTCGTCCTGCTGGGCGAGGAGGGTGAGGTTCTGAACCGCCATCCACTTCAGGCACGTGGAGGCGGCGTCTTCGAAACGAAAGTCGAGGGCGTTGGCGTCGGGACACGCTACAAGTTCGAGGTGGACGGGCAGGCGTTTCCGGACCCCTACGCCCGCTTTCTGCCTGAAGGCGTACACGGGCCGGCGGTCGTCTGGGAAAACCGCTTCGAGTTTCGCCACGCTTCGCCGAAGCTCCGTGCCGACGAACTGGTCATTTACGAGATGCACGTGGGCACCTTTACGGAGGAAGGCACTTACCGGGCTGCAGCGGAAAAACTGCCGTTCCTGAAGGACCTGGGCGTGAACTGCCTGGAACTGCTGCCGGTATCGAGCTTTCCCGGAACGCGCGGCTGGGGGTACGACGGCGTGGCCCACTTTGCCCCGTACAAAGAGTACGGTTCCCCGGAGCAGTTGCAGGCCTTCATCGACCGCGCACACGAACTCGGCTTCGTGGTGCTGCTCGACATGGTCTACAACCACTTCGGTCCCGACGGCAACTACCTGGGGGCCTATAGTCCGGAGTACTTCACAGACCGACACAAGACCCCGTGGGGCGACGGACTCGATTACAGCAACCCCTTCATGCGTCACCTGGTCCTCGACAGCGCCGAGCACTGGCTGCGCGAGTACCGCTTCGACGGTTTTCGCCTCGACGCCACCCAGGACATTCAGGACGACAGCGAAAAGCACGTGCTCAGGGAACTGGCCGAACACGTGCACGCGCTGGGCGGCGGCCATTTCCTGTTCTGCGAGGATTACCGCAACTCTCCCCACCTGGTCACCGAATTCGGTACCGACGGCATCTGGGCCGATGACTTTCACCACCAGGTCCGGGTGACGCTGACCGGTGAGCAGGACAGCTACTACAGCGCCTTTACGCCGGGCGCTGCCGGTCTCGCCCGTCTGATCGAGCGCGGCTGGCTCTACGAGGGGCAACAGTGGCCGCTGGAAAACGAACACCTGGAGGGCGGCAGGCGCGGGCAGAGCGCCGGCGCGCTGCGCGCCGAGAACTTCGTGTACTTCATTCAGAATCACGATCAGATCGGCAACCGCGCCCTGGGCGACCGCCTGCCCGAGACGGCCGGGCTGGAAGGCTACCTGACGGCGAGCGCGCTGCTGCTGTTCCTGCCCATGACACCCCTGCTGTTTCAGGGACAGGAATGGGCGGCCAGCACGCCCTTCCAGTTCTTCTCGGATCACCATGGTGAGCTCGGTCAGCTCGTCAGTCAGGGTCGCCTGTCGGAATTCGGGCATTTCGCCGCGTTTCAGGGCCCCGAGATGCAAAAGAAAATCCCCGATCCGCAAGCAGAAAGCACCTTCGTGACCTCCAAGCTCAACTGGAACGAGATCGGTGAGGGGGAGCACGCACGCACCCTGGAACTGTACCGGGCGCTCCTGGCGCTGCGCCGTGAAGACCCGGTCCTGCGTCACGCTTCACGCGGTGACCTGCAGGCGGGCGCGGTGGGGAACGTCCTGTGGGTACGGCGCTGGCATGACGGTCAGGAGCGCGTACTGCTCGCCAACTTCGGTCAGGAAGAGGCCACGTGGCCGCAGGTGCCCGACGCCGGTATGGCCAACCTCTCCCCCATGCTCTCGACGCAGGAGCTGGCCCCGGGCCGCCTCGCCCCGCGTTCCACAGTCATCCTGGGTGGTGCGCGCGGATGA
- the glgX gene encoding glycogen debranching protein GlgX: protein MHILPGHPYPLGATWDGQGVNFAIYSENAHKIELCLFDEKGKETRLSLREQTAFVWHGYVEGLQPGQRYGYRVYGDYDPDRGLRFNPNIVLLDPYARALSGTEDFHAGVFGYKLGAENADYEMETKQQRGAPLGVVVDPHFDWEGDRPPNVPFHQSVIYETHVKGLTMTHPRVPEHLRGTYAGLANEHVVRHLKELGITAIELMPVHAHLDDPFLLDKGLTNYWGYSTLSYFAPEVRYSAAHKGKKPQIAGEIHEFKQMVKALHRAGIEVILDVVYNHTAEGNHLGPTLSFKGIDNPTYYRLVDDQARFYFDYTGTGNSLNVRHPQTLQLIMDSLRYWVTEMHVDGFRFDLASTLARGLHEVDQLSSFFTIIHQDPILSQVKLIAEPWDIGEGGYQVGNFPVKWAEWNGIYRDSMRAFWKGEGGLAADLGYRMTGSSDLYQNDGRKPYASINFITAHDGFTLRDLVSYNDKHNEENQEGNQDGHNDNRSWNCGVEGPTDDPEVNALRARQQRNMLATILLSQGTPMILGGDEIGRTQGGNNNAYCQDNEISWYDWENVDEALLNFTQRLIRIRREHPALHRRKFFSGRPIRGTDVRDIMWVRHDGEEMTDEDWKNPVTQSLGMFLAGNGVGDLDELGNPVRDDHLLLLLSSSHEDLEFTLPDFGGCDTWELLLDTSDDAAQEAVAAGMQANLVARSVKLFRCANIASRD, encoded by the coding sequence ATGCACATTTTACCCGGTCATCCTTACCCTCTTGGCGCCACCTGGGACGGCCAGGGCGTCAATTTCGCAATCTATTCGGAAAATGCCCACAAGATCGAGCTGTGCCTCTTTGATGAAAAAGGCAAGGAAACCCGTCTCTCGCTGCGTGAACAGACTGCGTTCGTCTGGCACGGGTACGTCGAAGGACTCCAACCGGGCCAGCGCTATGGCTACCGGGTTTATGGCGACTACGATCCGGACCGTGGTCTGCGCTTCAACCCGAATATTGTCCTGCTCGATCCCTACGCGCGCGCCCTGAGTGGCACCGAGGACTTCCACGCAGGGGTGTTCGGATACAAGCTGGGGGCCGAGAATGCCGATTACGAGATGGAAACCAAGCAACAACGCGGCGCGCCGCTGGGTGTCGTGGTCGATCCTCACTTCGACTGGGAGGGGGACCGCCCGCCAAACGTTCCGTTTCACCAGTCGGTGATCTACGAGACCCACGTCAAGGGCCTGACCATGACGCACCCCCGGGTTCCCGAGCACCTGCGCGGCACGTATGCGGGTCTGGCGAACGAACACGTAGTGAGGCACCTCAAGGAACTCGGCATCACTGCCATCGAGTTGATGCCCGTTCACGCGCACCTTGACGATCCATTTTTGCTCGACAAGGGGCTCACCAATTACTGGGGGTACTCGACGCTCAGCTATTTTGCTCCGGAGGTGCGCTACAGCGCCGCGCACAAAGGCAAGAAACCCCAGATCGCCGGAGAGATTCACGAGTTCAAACAGATGGTCAAAGCCCTGCACCGCGCCGGGATCGAAGTGATTCTCGACGTGGTGTACAACCACACCGCCGAAGGCAATCATCTCGGGCCGACCCTCAGCTTCAAGGGCATCGACAATCCCACGTACTACCGTCTGGTCGACGATCAGGCGCGCTTCTACTTCGATTACACCGGCACCGGCAACAGCCTGAACGTGCGGCATCCCCAGACCTTGCAGCTCATCATGGACAGCCTGCGCTACTGGGTGACCGAGATGCACGTGGACGGCTTTCGCTTTGACCTCGCCTCGACCCTGGCGCGAGGACTGCACGAAGTCGACCAGCTCTCGAGCTTTTTCACCATCATTCACCAGGACCCGATCCTCAGCCAGGTGAAACTGATCGCGGAGCCCTGGGACATCGGCGAAGGCGGATACCAGGTCGGCAACTTCCCGGTGAAGTGGGCCGAGTGGAACGGCATCTACCGTGACTCCATGCGGGCGTTCTGGAAAGGTGAAGGCGGCCTGGCCGCCGATCTCGGGTACCGCATGACGGGTTCGAGCGATCTGTACCAGAACGACGGACGCAAGCCGTACGCGAGCATCAACTTCATCACCGCCCACGACGGGTTTACCCTGCGTGACCTCGTGAGCTACAACGACAAGCACAACGAGGAGAACCAGGAAGGCAACCAGGACGGCCACAACGACAACCGCTCCTGGAATTGCGGCGTGGAAGGCCCCACCGATGATCCTGAGGTCAATGCCCTGCGCGCCCGGCAGCAGCGCAACATGCTCGCCACCATCCTGCTCAGCCAGGGCACGCCGATGATTCTGGGCGGCGATGAGATCGGGCGCACGCAGGGAGGCAACAACAACGCCTACTGCCAGGACAACGAGATCAGCTGGTACGACTGGGAGAACGTCGACGAGGCCCTGCTGAACTTCACCCAGCGCCTGATCCGCATTCGCCGTGAGCACCCGGCCCTGCACCGCCGCAAGTTTTTCTCCGGACGGCCCATTCGCGGAACCGACGTGCGCGACATCATGTGGGTACGTCACGACGGCGAGGAAATGACCGACGAGGACTGGAAGAACCCGGTGACCCAGTCTCTTGGCATGTTTTTGGCGGGTAACGGCGTGGGGGACCTCGACGAACTGGGGAACCCCGTGCGCGACGACCATTTGCTGCTGCTGCTGTCCTCCTCGCACGAGGACCTGGAGTTTACCCTGCCCGATTTTGGCGGCTGCGACACCTGGGAACTGTTGCTCGACACCAGCGACGACGCGGCCCAGGAAGCGGTCGCAGCGGGCATGCAGGCCAACCTGGTGGCGCGCAGTGTCAAACTGTTTCGCTGCGCCAACATCGCTTCACGAGACTGA
- a CDS encoding DNA-3-methyladenine glycosylase translates to MPSPLSLLPRSFFERSPEKVAPDLLGRWIVRLTDQGRMVGQIVEAEAYLAHNDAACHGARPPNERTRGLWREAGRAYIYHLRQYALLDVTTESADIPSAVLLRAIEPVQGEELMRAHRGGFAGPAWQLANGPGKLCAALAIDRSLDGVCLAGPSAPDAGQGALPLYLAHGKPHGLVVARSTRVGITQAADLPLRFFVLGSQFVSRGRMRQQ, encoded by the coding sequence GTGCCCTCGCCGTTGAGTCTCCTTCCCCGCTCCTTTTTCGAGCGTTCACCCGAGAAGGTCGCGCCCGACCTGCTGGGTCGCTGGATCGTGCGCCTCACTGATCAGGGGCGGATGGTCGGGCAGATCGTCGAGGCGGAAGCCTACCTTGCCCACAACGACGCGGCCTGTCACGGCGCCCGGCCGCCCAACGAGCGCACCAGGGGGCTATGGCGCGAGGCGGGGCGGGCCTACATCTATCACCTGCGCCAGTACGCCCTGCTGGATGTGACCACCGAAAGTGCCGATATTCCGAGCGCCGTGCTGCTGCGCGCCATCGAGCCAGTGCAGGGAGAAGAGCTCATGCGTGCCCACCGCGGAGGATTCGCCGGACCGGCGTGGCAACTGGCCAACGGCCCCGGGAAACTCTGCGCGGCCCTCGCCATCGACCGGTCGCTCGACGGGGTATGCTTGGCCGGGCCGTCCGCACCTGACGCGGGGCAAGGCGCTTTGCCGCTATACCTTGCCCACGGCAAACCACATGGCCTGGTCGTCGCGCGTTCCACGCGGGTGGGCATCACGCAGGCTGCCGACCTGCCGTTGCGTTTCTTTGTGCTCGGCAGCCAGTTCGTCTCCCGAGGACGCATGCGCCAGCAATGA
- a CDS encoding zinc-dependent alcohol dehydrogenase translates to MKALVWQGVNRVGVENVPDPELLQPTDAIVRVTSTAICGSDLHLLDGYVPSMVHGDILGHEFMGEVVEVGREVKNVAVGDRVIVPFPISCGKCWFCQKGLTSLCDNSNPNAKLAEGMWGHSPAGIYGYSHITGGYAGGQAQFARTVFADANLFKVPKNLSDEQVLFLTDIFPTGYMGAEHCDIQPGDVVAVFGCGPVGLFTIMSAYLLGAERVIAIDRFPERLELARRLGAETINYEETEVFEALKVLTGGRGPDGVVDAVGLEAHGTGIGGVYDAVKQTTRVLESERPHALRAAIMACRKGGTVSVPGVYGGLADKIPVGAFMNKGLTMRTGQTHVHRYLPTLLNHIINGDVDPTVIITHRLGLEDAPHAYHMFKHKHDGCVKCVLNPWGDHSTHSQVPASQLSSAD, encoded by the coding sequence ATGAAAGCACTGGTCTGGCAAGGCGTGAACCGCGTGGGCGTCGAGAACGTGCCCGATCCCGAACTGCTGCAGCCCACCGACGCCATCGTGCGGGTCACGTCCACGGCCATTTGCGGCTCGGATCTGCACCTGCTCGACGGGTACGTGCCCAGCATGGTGCACGGTGACATTCTCGGTCACGAGTTCATGGGCGAGGTGGTCGAAGTCGGCCGCGAGGTCAAAAACGTCGCGGTGGGCGACCGGGTCATCGTGCCCTTTCCCATCTCCTGTGGAAAATGCTGGTTCTGCCAAAAGGGCCTGACCTCGCTGTGTGACAACAGCAACCCCAACGCCAAGCTGGCCGAGGGCATGTGGGGCCACTCCCCCGCCGGAATCTACGGGTACTCGCACATCACCGGCGGATACGCTGGTGGCCAGGCGCAGTTTGCCCGCACGGTCTTTGCCGACGCCAACCTGTTCAAGGTGCCCAAAAATCTCAGCGACGAGCAGGTGCTGTTCCTGACCGACATCTTTCCCACCGGCTACATGGGCGCCGAGCATTGCGATATTCAGCCGGGCGACGTGGTGGCCGTCTTCGGCTGCGGTCCGGTGGGTCTCTTTACCATCATGAGCGCTTACCTTCTGGGAGCGGAGCGCGTCATCGCGATCGACCGTTTCCCGGAGCGGCTGGAACTGGCGCGCCGCCTGGGCGCCGAAACCATCAACTACGAGGAAACTGAAGTCTTCGAGGCGCTCAAGGTGCTGACCGGGGGGCGCGGACCTGACGGGGTGGTGGACGCTGTCGGCCTCGAGGCGCACGGCACGGGCATCGGCGGCGTGTATGACGCGGTGAAGCAGACGACCCGCGTGCTGGAAAGTGAGCGTCCTCACGCACTGCGCGCCGCGATCATGGCGTGCCGCAAAGGCGGTACCGTGAGCGTTCCGGGCGTCTATGGCGGCCTTGCCGACAAGATTCCAGTGGGGGCCTTTATGAACAAGGGCCTGACCATGCGCACCGGCCAGACGCATGTTCACCGGTACCTGCCCACGCTGCTCAATCACATCATCAACGGGGACGTGGACCCGACGGTCATCATCACCCACCGCCTCGGGCTGGAGGACGCCCCGCACGCCTACCACATGTTCAAGCACAAGCACGACGGCTGCGTGAAGTGCGTGCTCAATCCCTGGGGTGACCACAGCACCCACTCGCAGGTCCCGGCAAGCCAGCTGTCCTCGGCCGACTGA
- a CDS encoding SRPBCC family protein, translating to MKGDESTVSKPARNEQPGELSIPLRVALAALGTGLMILGTRRPDNAGTALATSGALGLSVAALGRGPGALAAAPQVITVERATTIMLPAERIYAFWRDYTNLPQFMSHLESVTMQGQNRSHWVAKGPAGTQVEWDAETIEDVANERIAWRALEGASVPNEGHVTFREVTGGRGTEVRVTLRYESPAGALGAAVARLLGEEPTVQVNDDLRQLKRLLETGALPTTEGQSSGRKNPMTRTLAKAFDNRRTQ from the coding sequence ATGAAAGGGGACGAATCCACCGTCAGCAAGCCCGCCAGAAACGAGCAGCCGGGCGAGCTCAGCATACCCCTGCGCGTGGCCCTGGCCGCTCTGGGAACCGGCCTGATGATTCTGGGCACCCGCCGACCGGACAATGCCGGTACCGCGCTGGCAACAAGCGGCGCCCTCGGCCTCTCGGTGGCCGCACTTGGACGGGGTCCGGGCGCTCTGGCCGCAGCGCCTCAAGTGATCACGGTCGAGCGAGCCACGACCATCATGCTTCCTGCTGAGCGCATCTACGCGTTCTGGCGCGACTACACCAATCTGCCGCAGTTCATGAGCCATCTGGAGTCGGTCACGATGCAAGGGCAGAACCGCTCGCACTGGGTCGCCAAGGGACCAGCAGGAACCCAGGTCGAGTGGGACGCCGAGACCATCGAGGACGTCGCAAATGAGCGGATTGCCTGGCGCGCCCTGGAAGGGGCCAGCGTTCCCAACGAGGGCCACGTGACCTTTCGGGAAGTGACGGGTGGACGCGGCACCGAGGTTCGCGTCACGCTGCGCTATGAATCCCCTGCGGGCGCCCTGGGGGCTGCCGTCGCCAGGCTGCTGGGTGAAGAACCGACCGTGCAGGTGAACGACGATCTGCGGCAACTCAAGCGGCTGCTGGAGACCGGAGCGCTGCCCACCACCGAGGGCCAGTCGAGTGGGCGCAAGAACCCGATGACGCGCACATTGGCCAAAGCATTCGATAACCGGAGGACCCAATGA
- a CDS encoding MmcQ/YjbR family DNA-binding protein produces MKLVSELRSMCAAFPGSRETFPFDHQNLVFKVGGEDRDTHNLAGIWKMYAMVNITEDPLRLLVKCDRVRSAALREQFPAIHPAAYFGGHWIFLPLDGTLPGGLVEELLRTSYQVVVTKSLPGRIRERLSAC; encoded by the coding sequence ATGAAACTCGTCTCCGAACTGCGCTCGATGTGCGCCGCCTTCCCGGGCAGCCGCGAGACCTTTCCTTTCGATCACCAGAACCTCGTGTTCAAGGTGGGGGGCGAGGACCGCGACACCCACAATCTGGCCGGAATCTGGAAGATGTACGCGATGGTGAACATCACCGAGGACCCGCTGCGTCTACTCGTGAAATGCGACCGGGTACGGTCGGCTGCGCTGCGCGAGCAATTCCCGGCCATTCACCCCGCCGCCTACTTCGGAGGGCACTGGATCTTCCTGCCGCTCGACGGAACACTGCCGGGAGGACTGGTTGAGGAACTGCTGCGCACGTCATATCAGGTTGTCGTGACAAAAAGCCTCCCCGGCCGCATTCGGGAGCGCCTGTCGGCCTGCTGA